CCCTGGCCCGGAAAAATAACAAAGCCGAGGATTGGTTAAATGCAGGTGGCCGTTTTAACGATGCATACAAACTTACCCAGGATACTTTATTGCAGCCCGCTTTTGTAAGCAACGCTGCCGAGGCTTTTCAAAATGCCTTAAAGTTACAACCTGAAAGCCTTGCAGGCAAAACAGGATTAGGCGTAGCGTACGTAAATGGCGCAGGCGCACCTATGCAGGGGATAGCCTTGCTGCTTGAAGTAGTAAAAAAGGACCCGAATAACTGGAGCGCCAACCTTAATTTAGGAATGTTTGCCATGAAATCGGGCCAATTTGAAAAAGCAGTTGCAAGGTTTAAAACATTGCTTGCCCAAAAAACAGAGCTTGAGCCGGAGTTTTACCTGGCCGAAAGCTATAAGCAACTGGGCATGAAAAAGGAAGCCATTGAGGCTTACCAAAAGTGCAAAAGTATGGTGCCGGATCAAGCATTTGTGCAACGTATTGATGACGATATAAACGAATTAAAGAAGTAATCAACATTTAAAAATTATTATTATGCCCAGCGGTAAAAAACGTAAAAGACACAAAATGGCTACCCACAAACGTAAAAAACGTTTGAGAAAAAACAGACATAAAAAGAAATAGGCTGCGATAACCAAAGCAGATTTTACCCGCCTTTTTTAAAGGTGGGTACTTTTTATTATGAGTGTTTTTTACCCTCTTATTTACATACGGTGTTTACCGTTTTAAGAAATGGAGTAGCAGTTGATAAAAGAATTAATTATCGATTCATCCCCCAATGGGGCTACCATTGCATTATTACAGGACAAACAACTTGTAGAGCTTCATAAAGAGCAAATCAGCAACAATTATACTGTTGGTGATATTTACCTTGGGCGTATTAAAAAAATAATGCCCAGTTTAAATGCCGCTTTTGTGGATGTAGGCTACGAGAAGGATGCCTTTTTGCATTATCTTGATTTGGGGCCGCAGGTGCAAAGCCTGCTTAAGCTAACCAAGCAAGTACGTAGCGGGGGATATCAGTCAAAGCTGTTGGACGGCTTTAAGCTGGAAGCCGATATCAATAAGGGCGGAAAGATTTCTGACCTGTTGACAAAAGGCCAGCTTATACCTGTACAAATAGCCAAAGAACCTATATCAACCAAAGGGCCGCGCTTAAGTTCTGATCTTTCTATCGCAGGGCGATATGTAGTACTGGTTCCGTTTTCGGAAGCCATCTCTATCTCCAAAAAAATAAAAAGTAACACAGAGCGTAATCGCTTGCGCAAGGTTGTTGAAAGTATTAAGCCAAAGCATTTTGGCGTAATTATCCGTACGGTATCTGAAAGCAAGGGCGTTGAGGAATTACAGAAAGACTTGCTTGATCTGATATCAAAGTGGGAAGCATTTATTACCAGGTTGCCGTCTATCGAACCATCTAAAAAGGTTTTGGGCGAAATTGGGCGTACATCAACTATCCTTAGGGATATATTGAACCCCGATTTTCAGCACATCTACGTAAATGATAACAGTATGTTCGAAGAAATTCGGTCGTACATCCACGAGATTTCGCCGGATATGGAAAGTATAGTGCGCATGCATAAGCATAAGGAGCCTATATTTGAGCATTTTGGCGTTGATAAGCAGATTAAAGGGGCCTTTGGTAAAACTGTAAATCTTGCCGGTGGGGCCTACCTGGTAATTGAGCATACCGAAGCGTTGCACGTTATTGACGTAAACAGCGGTAACCGCACAGCCAGTAAGGAAAACCAGGAAGAGAACGCCTACCAGGTGAACAAAGAAGCGGCTAAAGAAATTGCCCGCCAGCTACGCCTGCGCGATATGGGCGGCATTGTGGTTATCGATTTTATTGATATGCACAAGCCCCAAAACCGCAAAGAGCTGTTTGACCACCTGCGTGCCGAAATGCAGCTTGACAGGGCAAAGCACACCATTTTACCGCCGAGTAAATTTGGGCTGGTGCAAATTACCCGCCAGCGTGTAAGGCCCGAAATGAATATTGTAACCAGCGAAGTGTGCCCTACATGTAATGGTACCGGTACCATTAGGCCAACCATTTTGCTGATGGACGACATTGAAAATAACTTCAATTATATATTGGACGAGCAAAACGAAAAGGGCATCACCCTATCTGTGCACCCATATATTGAAGCTTATATTAAACAGGGTATTTATACCCGCCAAATGAAATGGTTCCTGAAATACGGACAGTGGATTAAGGTTAAAAGCAATCCTGCTTACCAGATTACCGAATTTCACTTCTTCTCCTCAAAAGACGAAGAGATCAAATTATAAAAAATGTGCAGATTTCAGATTTCAAATGTGCAGATGTTTGAGAGATGAAAGGCCGGTTACAGATGTGCAGATGTTGATAAAACACCTGCACATTTTTTTTGGGGAGGGCGCCTCTGTTTAAGCTTTAAATTTAACAGGGGACCGCGTTTTTCTTTATTAAGCTTTAATAAACCGGACTTTTTATTTTTATTATTGCTTAATGAGAAGAAAAGACGACATTCTTTGGAAAGGGATCCTGGAAGATGTTTTTGACGATTTTTTGTGTTTTCTTAATCCTGAAGCTGCAGAGGTTTTCGACTTTGATAAAGGTTTCGAATTCCTGGATAAAGAGCTGGAACAGGTTTTCCCGCCCGAAAACAACGAGTACTCGCCAAAAGTGATCGATAAGCTGGTTAAGGTATTTACCAAAGCAGGCAAAGAAGAATGGATTTTGGTGCATGTGGAAGTGCAGGGCCAATATCAAAAAGATTTTGCCAGCCGCATGTACACCTATTTTTACCGCATACTGGATAAGTATCAAAAGCCAATAGTTGCCTACGCCATATTTACCGAAGCCAATACAAAAGTAAGGCCCGATCATTTTGCGATAGACTTTATGGGCACGAGCTTACGTTATACCTTTAATACCTACAAAATAGCCAGCCAAAGCGATGAAGCGCTGAAAGCCAGTGATAACCCTTTTGCCCTGGTGGTGCTTACTGCAAAGGCGGCGCTAGCAGGCAAAGACCTGAAAAGCAGCAGGGAGCGTGACGAACTATTGCTGAACTTAAAGCTTAACCTGACCAGGCTATTACTGGCCAAACAGATAGCGAAAGAAAAGATAAGGGTACTGATGAATTTTTTGAGGTATTACATACGCTTTGAAAATCAGGATATAAACACTAAATTTGAGCAACAGGTAGAAATTTTAACAGGAAGGAGCAACACCATGGGCATCGAAGAACTTTTATTAGACAGGGCTGAGAAAAAAGGCGAGAGAAAGGGTGAGAGAAAGGGTGAGAGAAAAGGCAGAAATGAAGGTGAAAAAGCAAAAGCTATAGCCATTGCCCGTGAAATGAAAAAAGAAGCCATGCCGGTTGCCCAGATCGAAAAATTCACCGGGCTTTCGGCTGAGGAAATAGAAAAATTATAAGCAAGCCACTGTAAATGCTAAAAAGGCCGTTACTTATAGTACAACGGTTAACCATAATTGGCTTTAATCCATCGTCATTAAATTTTAACTATCCGTTATTGAGTCCCCCAAAACTT
The genomic region above belongs to Mucilaginibacter sp. KACC 22773 and contains:
- a CDS encoding Rne/Rng family ribonuclease produces the protein MIKELIIDSSPNGATIALLQDKQLVELHKEQISNNYTVGDIYLGRIKKIMPSLNAAFVDVGYEKDAFLHYLDLGPQVQSLLKLTKQVRSGGYQSKLLDGFKLEADINKGGKISDLLTKGQLIPVQIAKEPISTKGPRLSSDLSIAGRYVVLVPFSEAISISKKIKSNTERNRLRKVVESIKPKHFGVIIRTVSESKGVEELQKDLLDLISKWEAFITRLPSIEPSKKVLGEIGRTSTILRDILNPDFQHIYVNDNSMFEEIRSYIHEISPDMESIVRMHKHKEPIFEHFGVDKQIKGAFGKTVNLAGGAYLVIEHTEALHVIDVNSGNRTASKENQEENAYQVNKEAAKEIARQLRLRDMGGIVVIDFIDMHKPQNRKELFDHLRAEMQLDRAKHTILPPSKFGLVQITRQRVRPEMNIVTSEVCPTCNGTGTIRPTILLMDDIENNFNYILDEQNEKGITLSVHPYIEAYIKQGIYTRQMKWFLKYGQWIKVKSNPAYQITEFHFFSSKDEEIKL
- a CDS encoding tetratricopeptide repeat protein encodes the protein MYKKQIAVSVAIVAVMGYLYYLPVKGLIKPKEAKSDKTTVLNSRKAVTTVTVDMVSEPAKAAIGAALAAKINDLEGQLKTASGADADKLQLQLAKQWDDDNQPAPAAFYYQALARKNNKAEDWLNAGGRFNDAYKLTQDTLLQPAFVSNAAEAFQNALKLQPESLAGKTGLGVAYVNGAGAPMQGIALLLEVVKKDPNNWSANLNLGMFAMKSGQFEKAVARFKTLLAQKTELEPEFYLAESYKQLGMKKEAIEAYQKCKSMVPDQAFVQRIDDDINELKK